Proteins encoded within one genomic window of Nitrospira sp. SG-bin1:
- a CDS encoding pyruvate oxidase — translation MAATVADILVERLIDWNVDTVFALPGDGINGLYEALRTHRDAIRVIQVRHEEAAALAACGYAKFTRRLAVCLATSGPGGIHLLNGLYDAKFDGQPVLAITGHTYHDLIGTHYQQDIDLDRVFSDVAAFSGRVMGPAHVCNAVDLAVKTAISKRTVSHITIPKDIQDWPAEGMRSKANVAEHSGDRISEALPLPGKAQLERAAALLNQGTKVAILAGRGCLSARDEIVMLAEKLGAPIVKPLLGKAVVPDDHPYTTGGIGLLGTAPSQDVMEECDTLIIAGSSFPYLEFYPKPGQAKAIQIDLDAARIGLRYPVDVGLVGQCWDVLRALLPLVDPKSDRRFLERAQERKTRWDRLMEERGTRDDIPMKPQVIAHALNDVLAEDAIICCDTGTVTTWAARHIRMRGSMQFSVSGTLATMANGLPYSIGASVAFPGRQVVCFAGDGGFTMLMGDLATAVKYRLPIKIVVIKNNSLGMIKWEQIAFEGNPQYGVDLQAIDFVGFARACGAVGYSVSDPARVRETLRDAFAQPGPVVIEAVVDPYEPPLPGKLTTDQAWQFTKAMARGQKDRLEIVKTVIENKIREVV, via the coding sequence ATGGCGGCGACGGTCGCGGACATCTTGGTGGAACGCCTCATCGATTGGAACGTGGATACGGTGTTTGCCCTTCCCGGTGACGGGATCAACGGTCTTTACGAAGCCTTGCGGACCCATCGAGACGCCATTCGGGTGATACAAGTCCGCCACGAGGAAGCGGCCGCATTGGCGGCGTGCGGCTACGCCAAATTTACTCGAAGGCTGGCTGTCTGCTTGGCCACGTCCGGTCCGGGCGGAATCCATCTTCTGAACGGCCTCTACGACGCCAAATTCGACGGGCAGCCGGTATTGGCCATCACCGGACATACGTACCACGATTTGATCGGCACTCATTATCAGCAGGACATCGATCTCGACCGCGTGTTCAGCGATGTGGCGGCCTTCAGCGGGCGCGTCATGGGTCCCGCTCATGTGTGTAATGCGGTGGATCTCGCCGTCAAAACCGCAATCTCCAAACGCACTGTCTCTCACATCACGATTCCCAAGGACATCCAGGATTGGCCCGCCGAAGGAATGCGATCCAAGGCGAATGTCGCCGAGCACAGCGGTGATCGGATCAGCGAAGCGTTGCCGCTCCCCGGAAAGGCGCAGCTGGAGCGCGCGGCCGCGTTACTCAACCAAGGAACCAAAGTCGCCATTTTGGCGGGGCGGGGTTGTCTGTCGGCGCGTGATGAAATCGTCATGTTGGCCGAAAAGCTCGGCGCGCCGATCGTGAAGCCGCTGCTCGGGAAAGCGGTGGTGCCGGACGATCATCCCTACACGACCGGGGGGATCGGGTTATTGGGCACGGCTCCGTCGCAAGACGTGATGGAGGAGTGCGACACGTTGATCATCGCGGGGAGCAGCTTTCCCTACCTCGAATTCTATCCGAAGCCGGGCCAGGCCAAGGCCATCCAGATCGATCTGGATGCGGCCCGGATCGGATTGCGGTATCCGGTCGATGTCGGACTCGTCGGACAATGCTGGGACGTGTTGCGTGCCCTGTTGCCCTTGGTCGATCCGAAATCAGACCGGCGGTTCCTCGAACGGGCGCAAGAGCGGAAGACCCGGTGGGATAGGCTCATGGAAGAACGGGGTACGCGCGACGACATCCCCATGAAGCCACAGGTCATCGCCCATGCGCTCAACGACGTGCTCGCCGAGGATGCGATCATCTGTTGCGATACCGGAACAGTGACCACGTGGGCGGCGCGGCACATCCGCATGCGCGGTTCCATGCAGTTTTCCGTATCGGGAACCTTGGCGACGATGGCGAACGGACTGCCGTACAGCATCGGCGCGTCGGTCGCCTTCCCCGGCCGGCAAGTGGTCTGTTTTGCCGGGGACGGCGGGTTCACCATGTTGATGGGGGACCTAGCGACCGCGGTCAAATACCGTCTGCCGATCAAAATCGTCGTGATCAAGAACAACTCCCTCGGAATGATCAAGTGGGAACAAATCGCCTTCGAGGGAAATCCGCAATATGGCGTCGATCTGCAGGCCATCGATTTCGTGGGGTTCGCTCGCGCATGCGGGGCAGTCGGCTATTCCGTGAGTGATCCGGCTCGCGTGAGGGAGACCCTACGAGACGCGTTTGCGCAGCCGGGTCCCGTCGTGATCGAAGCGGTCGTCGATCCTTATGAACCGCCGTTGCCCGGCAAACTCACGACCGACCAGGCCTGGCAGTTCACCAAGGCCATGGCTCGAGGCCAAAAAGATCGCTTGGAAATCGTGAAGACGGTCATCGAGAACAAGATCCGTGAAGTGGTGTGA
- a CDS encoding malto-oligosyltrehalose trehalohydrolase: MTPHMSLLGAQVVEKGVQFRVWAPKAERIDVVLGSGHTRPLDRDGDMGHFTGIVSDANSGMTYRYRIDEKQDYPDPCSRFQPEGPHGPSQIVDNSSYRWRDHDWPGVRIAGQVIYELHIGAFTEEGTFDAAIQELDSLKRLGITLLEIMPIAEFPGRWNWGYDGVCLFAPSHMYGDYDAFKRFVDAAHEKGLGVILDVVYNHFGPDGNYLSAFSDDYVTDRYSNEWGQALNFDGPRSEGMRELVVRNACYWIDEFHLDGLRLDATHAIHDASKEHILATLSSETRHVAGRRSIVLIAESESQEIRAVQAVNEGGWGMDAVWSDDFHHVSRVAATGRSEAYYTDYRGTPQEFLSALKRGFLYQGQRYHWQRKARGTVVKHEPAARFVFYIQNHDQIGNTLTGNRLHTLTSPGRYRVLTAINLLAPQTPMLFMGQEYGASNPFLYFVDFAGQEIGPKVTQGRREFLSQFPSYASEEAQRSMFDPNDPMTFERSKLDRTERHAHGPLYRLCRDLLRLRREDLVFSAQSREALDGAVLGPQALAVRYFEETGYDRLVVINLGADLHFVPAPEPLLAPPPGGYWTLLWSSDHPQYDGPGIVNPLTEEGWHIPAESATVFRIERDVAAGAQEQSP, encoded by the coding sequence ATGACACCTCACATGAGTCTGCTCGGAGCGCAGGTAGTAGAAAAGGGTGTGCAGTTTCGGGTGTGGGCTCCCAAAGCCGAACGCATCGACGTGGTACTCGGGAGCGGCCATACGCGACCGCTCGACAGAGACGGTGACATGGGTCACTTCACGGGAATCGTTTCAGATGCGAATTCCGGAATGACCTACCGCTATCGGATCGACGAAAAACAGGACTATCCCGATCCCTGTTCGCGTTTCCAACCCGAGGGGCCTCACGGTCCTTCGCAAATCGTGGACAACTCCTCCTATCGATGGCGGGACCACGATTGGCCTGGTGTCCGGATCGCGGGGCAGGTCATCTATGAACTCCATATCGGCGCGTTCACCGAGGAGGGTACCTTCGATGCCGCGATTCAAGAACTGGATTCGCTCAAGCGTCTTGGGATCACGCTGCTGGAAATCATGCCGATCGCGGAATTCCCCGGTCGATGGAATTGGGGATACGACGGGGTGTGTCTGTTCGCTCCCTCACATATGTACGGGGACTATGACGCCTTCAAGCGCTTTGTGGACGCCGCTCATGAGAAGGGACTGGGGGTCATTCTCGACGTGGTCTACAACCATTTTGGACCGGATGGGAATTACTTGTCGGCATTCAGCGATGATTACGTCACCGACCGGTATTCGAATGAGTGGGGGCAAGCCCTCAATTTCGACGGGCCGAGGTCGGAGGGCATGCGGGAACTGGTCGTCCGGAATGCCTGTTATTGGATCGACGAATTTCATCTCGATGGTCTCAGGCTCGACGCGACCCACGCCATTCACGATGCCAGCAAGGAGCATATCCTGGCGACACTCTCTTCAGAGACGCGGCATGTGGCGGGCCGGCGATCCATCGTCTTGATCGCGGAGAGTGAATCGCAGGAGATTCGAGCGGTACAGGCCGTCAACGAGGGTGGATGGGGCATGGACGCCGTTTGGAGCGACGACTTTCATCATGTGTCGAGGGTGGCGGCGACCGGTCGGAGCGAGGCCTACTACACGGACTATCGCGGTACGCCGCAGGAATTTCTCTCGGCCTTGAAGCGCGGATTCTTGTATCAAGGCCAGCGGTACCATTGGCAACGCAAAGCCAGAGGTACCGTCGTGAAACATGAGCCGGCCGCTCGCTTCGTGTTCTACATTCAAAATCACGATCAGATCGGAAATACCCTGACCGGCAACCGCCTTCATACGTTGACGAGCCCGGGACGGTACCGAGTGCTCACGGCGATCAACTTGCTGGCTCCGCAGACCCCCATGTTGTTCATGGGACAGGAGTACGGCGCCTCGAACCCCTTTCTGTACTTCGTGGATTTCGCCGGCCAGGAGATCGGTCCGAAAGTGACACAAGGACGGCGGGAGTTCCTGAGTCAATTTCCCAGCTATGCCTCCGAGGAAGCCCAACGGTCGATGTTCGATCCTAACGACCCCATGACGTTCGAACGATCCAAGCTGGACCGCACCGAACGTCATGCGCACGGTCCCCTCTACCGGCTCTGCCGGGACCTGTTACGACTGCGTCGCGAGGATCTCGTGTTCTCGGCGCAGTCCCGTGAGGCACTCGATGGAGCCGTCTTGGGGCCGCAGGCCTTGGCCGTCCGTTATTTCGAAGAAACGGGCTATGACCGGCTTGTGGTGATCAATCTAGGGGCGGACCTCCACTTTGTTCCGGCTCCCGAGCCGCTGTTGGCGCCGCCACCGGGCGGATATTGGACGCTTCTCTGGTCGAGCGATCATCCGCAATACGACGGACCGGGAATCGTCAATCCACTGACCGAAGAAGGCTGGCATATCCCCGCCGAGTCGGCGACGGTTTTTCGCATCGAACGGGATGTCGCGGCCGGCGCTCAAGAGCAAAGCCCATGA
- a CDS encoding short-chain dehydrogenase: MTPTSSLHGKVALVTGGAQGLGEALCRTLAQHGTTVAIADIRSDNAVTLASKLNSDGFHTIAVPMDVTDEKAAELALRRFCDRYGSLDILVNNAAIDKTVSVEELTIPEWDRILATNLRGPFVMSKLALSIMAPRRTGHIVNIVSTAAKRAWANASAYHASKWGLLGFSHALHVEARSIGIKVTAVISGGMRTPFLLDRFPDIDLASLQDPRNVAETVLCILRLPAETVVPEITVIPMRETSWP, encoded by the coding sequence ATGACACCGACTTCTTCATTGCACGGCAAAGTGGCGCTCGTGACCGGGGGCGCACAGGGTCTGGGTGAAGCCCTGTGTCGAACGCTGGCGCAACACGGCACCACCGTCGCCATCGCCGACATCCGAAGTGACAACGCCGTCACCCTCGCCTCGAAGTTAAACAGCGACGGTTTCCACACCATCGCCGTACCGATGGATGTCACGGATGAGAAGGCGGCGGAACTGGCCCTGCGTCGATTCTGCGACCGGTACGGCAGCTTGGACATCCTCGTCAACAACGCCGCGATCGACAAGACCGTATCCGTGGAAGAGCTGACCATACCGGAGTGGGACCGCATCTTGGCGACGAACCTTCGCGGCCCGTTCGTGATGTCGAAACTCGCGCTCTCCATCATGGCCCCACGGCGTACCGGTCACATCGTCAACATCGTGTCGACGGCCGCCAAACGGGCTTGGGCCAACGCTTCAGCCTATCACGCCAGCAAGTGGGGCCTGCTGGGGTTCAGCCACGCGCTCCACGTCGAGGCGCGATCCATCGGCATAAAGGTCACGGCGGTCATCAGCGGCGGCATGCGTACGCCGTTTTTACTCGATCGGTTTCCTGACATCGACCTGGCGAGCCTACAAGATCCACGCAACGTCGCCGAAACCGTTCTGTGCATTCTTCGACTGCCCGCCGAAACGGTCGTGCCGGAAATCACCGTCATTCCGATGCGGGAGACGTCGTGGCCATGA
- a CDS encoding transferase translates to MRPLRIFTWHVHGNYLYYLTQGPHEFYLPIGGSGTGYAGAAPGFPWSARVHDLPIDEIPRLDFDVILFQSRTHYLRDQYDILTARQRRLPAIFLEHDPPQEHPTNTRHVVDDPSMLLVHVTPFNELMWDNGKTPTRIIEHGVLVPHGVRYTGEIPKGLVVVNGLRRRGRRLGSDVFERVRREIPLDLVGMESEELGGLGEMSHDALPQLMCRYRFMFNPIRYTSLGLSVCEAMALGVPVVGLATTEMATLIAQGRSGYVHTDLRRLIGYMQMLLSDPAEAHRASLETRREGQRRFNITRFIDDWNAVFAAALRQGTAYERPRQTEPLLAG, encoded by the coding sequence ATGAGACCGCTGCGCATTTTCACATGGCATGTACATGGGAACTACCTGTACTACCTGACTCAGGGGCCGCACGAGTTTTATCTGCCGATCGGCGGATCCGGAACGGGGTATGCCGGAGCCGCTCCCGGTTTTCCTTGGTCGGCACGAGTTCACGACTTGCCGATCGACGAGATCCCTCGACTCGACTTCGACGTCATACTGTTCCAGTCCCGCACGCATTACCTGCGCGATCAATACGATATTTTGACGGCTCGGCAACGTCGCCTGCCGGCCATCTTTCTCGAACATGATCCTCCCCAGGAACATCCCACCAACACCCGCCACGTCGTCGATGATCCCTCCATGTTGCTCGTGCACGTCACGCCGTTCAACGAGCTCATGTGGGACAACGGGAAAACTCCGACCAGGATCATCGAGCACGGGGTCCTGGTGCCGCACGGCGTTCGGTACACCGGGGAGATTCCCAAGGGTCTTGTCGTCGTGAACGGACTGCGGCGACGCGGGCGCCGCCTCGGCAGCGACGTATTCGAGCGGGTGCGACGGGAAATCCCGTTGGATCTTGTCGGGATGGAATCGGAGGAATTGGGCGGGCTGGGAGAAATGTCACATGACGCCTTGCCGCAGCTGATGTGCCGATACCGATTCATGTTCAATCCCATCCGCTATACGAGTCTTGGTCTGTCGGTGTGCGAAGCCATGGCACTTGGTGTGCCGGTCGTCGGCCTGGCCACCACTGAAATGGCGACGCTCATCGCACAGGGTCGGTCCGGCTATGTCCATACCGATCTCCGCCGCCTGATCGGTTACATGCAAATGCTCTTGTCCGATCCGGCCGAGGCGCATCGAGCGAGTCTCGAAACCCGTCGAGAAGGACAGCGCCGTTTCAACATCACTCGCTTCATCGACGATTGGAATGCGGTATTCGCCGCAGCCCTTCGTCAAGGAACGGCGTATGAGAGACCGCGCCAGACTGAGCCACTCTTGGCAGGATAA
- a CDS encoding carbamoyltransferase: MYTLGLNAAFHDSSACLVHDGMVLAAAEEERFTRVKHAKRPIPFSTYELPFHAVAFCLRRAGITLKDVDHVAYAYDPTGKLGDHIGDASLTLPMEPSAHPVAAEWESPWDPLFLSSIVNAPRHLAAGAPHHLLEWFTGVTAQGPFQWHWVDHHEAHAASAFLPSPFDHAAVLTLDGRGERATTTYHVGEGHQLCRLGQVDMPHSLGLLYEELTTYLGFLHSSDEYKVMALASYGKPSFKRFFQDIVQVQGNGQYRIRSHRFDDIVGPPRRPGSPFEQRHYDLARSLQDVLQETALALTEWMHQASRSRHLCMAGGVALNCVMNAYLRDHGPFGSIWVQPAAGDAGTAMGAALMIDAAQRSPTGPRSFQMDHAFWGPSYGEEDIESVLRRAKLTFRRLVDVEGETAELLARDHILGWFQGAMEFGPRALGSRSILASPINPTMQDRLNDIKDREDFRPVAPVVLEEAAAQWFEGAAHSPFMLFTYQVRPDRANRIPAVRHVDGSARVQTVTRLQHPRYYDLIKAFEARTGVPVLVNTSFNTRGAPIVCTPREAVEAYSSSPLDALVIGPFLLTKNGRRP, translated from the coding sequence TTGTACACACTCGGGCTTAACGCGGCGTTTCACGACTCTTCGGCCTGCTTGGTCCATGATGGAATGGTCCTCGCCGCAGCCGAAGAAGAGCGGTTTACGCGGGTCAAGCATGCCAAGCGTCCCATCCCGTTCAGCACCTATGAACTGCCGTTCCATGCCGTCGCCTTTTGTCTACGCCGCGCCGGCATCACATTGAAGGACGTCGACCATGTCGCCTATGCCTACGACCCTACCGGCAAGCTGGGCGACCATATTGGCGACGCGTCGTTGACGTTGCCGATGGAACCGAGCGCCCATCCGGTTGCGGCCGAATGGGAATCGCCCTGGGACCCGCTTTTTCTTTCTTCCATCGTGAATGCGCCACGGCATCTGGCCGCAGGCGCCCCGCATCATCTGCTTGAATGGTTCACCGGCGTGACCGCCCAGGGTCCTTTTCAATGGCACTGGGTCGATCATCACGAAGCCCACGCGGCCAGCGCCTTCCTGCCTTCGCCTTTCGACCACGCCGCCGTGCTCACGCTTGACGGCAGAGGGGAGCGGGCCACCACGACGTATCATGTGGGTGAAGGTCACCAGTTGTGTCGACTCGGTCAAGTCGACATGCCGCACTCGTTGGGATTGCTGTATGAGGAGCTGACCACCTACTTGGGGTTTCTGCACTCGTCGGACGAATATAAGGTCATGGCCCTCGCTTCCTACGGGAAACCCAGCTTCAAACGGTTCTTCCAAGACATCGTGCAGGTCCAAGGTAACGGCCAATATCGGATCCGCTCCCATCGGTTTGACGACATCGTTGGACCCCCGCGCCGGCCCGGGTCACCGTTCGAGCAACGGCATTATGATCTTGCCCGTTCATTGCAAGACGTATTGCAAGAGACGGCATTGGCCTTGACGGAGTGGATGCATCAGGCGTCCCGCTCGCGACACCTGTGCATGGCCGGGGGCGTGGCATTGAACTGCGTCATGAATGCCTATCTCCGTGATCACGGCCCATTTGGATCGATCTGGGTCCAGCCGGCGGCCGGTGACGCCGGTACCGCGATGGGGGCGGCGCTCATGATCGACGCGGCGCAACGATCGCCGACGGGGCCGCGATCCTTCCAGATGGACCATGCGTTCTGGGGACCTTCGTACGGCGAAGAGGACATCGAATCCGTATTGCGTCGCGCCAAACTTACGTTCCGCCGCCTGGTCGATGTCGAAGGAGAAACCGCCGAGTTATTGGCGCGCGATCATATTCTCGGCTGGTTTCAAGGCGCGATGGAATTCGGCCCCCGCGCATTGGGAAGCCGATCGATCCTCGCCTCCCCGATCAACCCGACCATGCAGGATCGATTGAACGACATCAAAGATCGAGAAGATTTTCGACCGGTGGCGCCCGTCGTGTTGGAAGAGGCCGCCGCTCAATGGTTCGAGGGTGCCGCACATTCGCCGTTCATGCTCTTTACCTATCAAGTGCGGCCTGACCGAGCGAATCGAATCCCCGCCGTCCGACACGTCGACGGATCGGCGAGGGTACAAACGGTCACGCGTCTGCAACACCCTCGTTATTACGATCTGATCAAAGCGTTCGAAGCCAGGACGGGCGTCCCGGTATTGGTCAACACGTCGTTCAATACGAGAGGCGCGCCGATCGTCTGTACCCCGCGCGAGGCCG
- a CDS encoding glycosyl transferase, whose protein sequence is MLCVRLDALGDVIMTSPALEAVKRSAPDRRVTLLTSPSGAQAGRLLPCVDEVWVYEAPWMKGHPTGESAAADREMISRLRLGAFDAAIVFTVYSQNPLPAALMCWFAEIPLRAAHCRENPYHLLTDWIPEPEPDSYIRHEVRRQLDLVRHIGAETTDERLFLQIPDSAFDTLDEIVGRLRTQVDGAVAVHAGATAASRRYPAEQFAVAADRLARTLDAPIIFTGVESERALVESIRARMNTPAYSLVGRLALPELAALLTRVRVLISNNTGTVHVAAAMGTPVVDLYALTNPQHTPWRVPHRVLFHDVPCKFCYKSTCPQTHHDCLRLITPDEIVEAAAELVGLKSGSPPEKGLHLVHTRA, encoded by the coding sequence ATACTCTGTGTGCGGCTGGATGCGTTGGGTGATGTCATTATGACAAGCCCGGCGCTGGAGGCGGTGAAGCGGTCGGCCCCTGACCGCCGGGTGACCCTCCTGACTTCTCCGAGCGGCGCTCAGGCCGGTCGTCTTCTGCCTTGCGTCGACGAGGTATGGGTCTATGAAGCACCGTGGATGAAGGGCCACCCCACGGGCGAATCGGCTGCGGCAGACCGAGAGATGATCTCCCGCCTGCGCCTCGGCGCATTCGACGCGGCCATCGTGTTCACCGTGTACAGTCAGAACCCGCTTCCCGCCGCCTTGATGTGCTGGTTTGCGGAGATTCCGCTGCGTGCCGCGCACTGCCGGGAAAACCCGTACCATTTGCTTACGGACTGGATTCCTGAACCGGAGCCGGACTCATACATCCGCCATGAGGTCCGGCGTCAGCTGGACCTGGTCCGCCATATCGGCGCCGAAACCACAGACGAGCGTCTTTTCTTACAGATCCCCGATTCGGCATTCGATACACTCGACGAGATTGTGGGACGGCTCCGCACACAGGTGGATGGGGCCGTGGCCGTTCACGCCGGCGCGACGGCCGCCAGCCGGCGCTATCCGGCCGAGCAATTCGCCGTCGCGGCGGATCGGCTGGCCCGGACATTGGATGCGCCGATTATCTTTACCGGTGTCGAGAGCGAGCGGGCGCTGGTGGAGTCGATCCGGGCCCGAATGAACACCCCCGCATACTCGCTCGTCGGACGGCTTGCCCTTCCTGAACTGGCCGCATTGCTGACCCGCGTACGGGTCTTGATCTCGAACAATACGGGCACGGTCCATGTCGCCGCCGCCATGGGCACGCCCGTCGTCGATCTCTATGCCTTGACCAATCCCCAACACACGCCCTGGCGGGTCCCCCACCGCGTCTTGTTCCACGACGTTCCCTGCAAGTTTTGTTACAAAAGCACATGCCCGCAAACGCACCACGATTGCTTGCGCTTGATCACGCCGGACGAAATCGTCGAGGCCGCGGCGGAACTGGTCGGCCTCAAATCGGGATCGCCGCCCGAGAAAGGATTACACCTTGTACACACTCGGGCTTAA